GTCGGGCGTGAACTGCTGCGTCCAGTCGATGATGGCCGGTTTGAAGAGGCCGCAGCAACGCATCTGGAAGAAGGACACCAGGTTCCGCACCACGCCCAGACTGCAGAGAGACGGTTCAGGAAGGGACCATCAGTCAGAGTCCATTGATAAATGTACTTTTTCCACATGGCCAGGTACGGATTTACCACGGCCATTAAACCTGTCTAGGGTTTTTATGTGTGCAAATTAATTGCTTGAGTGTTTTTTTTGATaaatacagtggtgctcatacgtttatgaacccatgttaaagttgactaaaaagaggaatgtTGGTCTGGATCAAAAATCATCTGGCcaaaaggactacagttgaaaattagccgactggctaacactggcacatttacagaaatgttgattaatgtgtgttgtcctttataaataaagaataagaattataaaaaaataataatcatcttttggaaattaatgccttaattaaaaagaaattggaaaaatccaacctttaaggataccaattttctttgtgaatgaataatgtattgtaaataaataaatgttcttccttaaaatacagggggcataattAAGTACACcgctatgttaaattcccatagaggtaggcagatttttcaccatacctagagattggcaagGGGTACTTTttataaaatcatctctcaatgcaaatcaaaccaactgttaggctaactgaaataaaaccatgccaatctctaggtatggtgaagggtatgggatgatggggggctattttaattccaaaggccgagggaactttatcaggatgcaaagtatcctggatccatgaaataactggcctttaaaaataaaaatctgcctgcctctatgggaatttaacataggggtgtacttacttatgcccctgtattttaaggaagaaaatgtatttatttacaatacattattcattcacaaagaaaattggtgtccatcaaggttggatttttcctaattctttttaataaaaaggcattaagatcaatttccaaaagatgatttatttattcctctttttagtcaactttcgCAAAAATGAATAAATTTGAAGACttgatttttatatattttaccaaTCACTGCACCTTCATTCACAACACAGTTACAGCCCAGGAACTGATTTCAAgtcaacacttaaaaaaaaataaataaaagatgcaTTTTGGGTCACACCATTTCCACATAAGCAATTGTTGGGGTTCAATAATCACATCAAAACTATGTAAGTTCCTGAACTGAAACCGAACGGATGGTTCTTTAAGCCAAATGTATAATTCAACGCAGAACGAAATTTTAACCTGTCTGAAAAGTAGCTTGGTTTCAGGTTACTGAAGTCCTGATACAAGCTCAAATGACATCCTTATGTTTTGTCAGACGTGTACTAAGATATGctaagagaggaaaaaaaaaaaaaaaaaaaaaaaaaaaattcaaaatgagCTACAATTTTCAGCATGCATTTTGCACATTCACAATGCTCTCTGTCGACTTTGAGAACATCAGCTTACACATGTTCAATATGATTTAAGTCCTGATTTCATTTCCATAGAGACTAAATATCCTGTTTGGCACTGTGCTATTAATAATATATCAGGGCTTCTGTACAAGGCACAAGCATTATAGAGCTGAACTGAAAGGTGtaaaacaattacttttttagTGCCGATGTACCAATAGACCGGCGACCGCAactggccggttttcacgtgctcagACGTGACCGGCGAccagcaggtcagtctgacgtatgccgatttcatgccggtcaacgctacaactaactgacaacagaagttctacgagttacagttctcaaggacgcacacacagatgcgACAGCACggtctttcctttctctcaacctTTCCGGCGTGTGTCGCACGTACCCGCTCGTGGCGTGAAGCGCGTGTCGGCGCTATTcttgcacatgtagggaacctcgggaattaacctgcaacatgtcagctgtttgggaattcttcagcgtgtgtgcagaagataacaagtttgcaatatgcaacaagtaaggaaaaagtagggcatggagggacgacaccaaaaacaaattgtttttgttggatatggatgtgaaaagaaggaaatggttctaacattgcccTTTAGaggtgtgtgaatttcccacaccaagagtaatttatatagttctattttatagtgatccattatctgttaaaaaaaaaaaaattctatgttctgtgcaaaatgttctattaaagaaaagaaaacaaatatttgtgtgtgctgtaaagtggttagaaaaaatttaATCGgaatcggctggcctaactcaaagaaaatcgtaAAATTGGCCTAGAAAGTAgttatcggtgcatctctatttTTTTGTAGGGCTGCCCCCTCTTTGTCGTCTAATTCAGTCTTTAGTGGAGAAGTCATTTTTTACGCTTTTAcatgctgaatgatttatttcaaagAAACGTATGCGTACATCTCTGGTAAACCCTAAATTAAAAGTTGTGCTTTTGTGggattctttgtggagaaattCAGTTTTACTGctggtaaatggactgcatttatattgcgcttttctagtcttaacgaccaCTCAAAGAGCACAGATCTGTCGataaaatcaactaatcaatcaAAAAAATTTTGGTGCAAATATTCAGCATTAGTACACCAACTAATCAACTCACTTGTATGGATTCTGTCTGAGGGAGACAGATTGTCGGAGTTTCCTCTGGTGGAGCGTCAGGGTCGTCCGCTCTGCTGTGGTCAGTCCCAGGAAGGCAATCTGCTCCGACACAAAGAACAAACATCAATCTCATAGACCTAGAAGGTACTCTGTGTGTAGAAACACAGCAGGTCAGTGGACCGTGAAAAAGATGACATGTCGTGCACTGGCTCAACAGGTTTGGCCTCTCTTGAGACTTTGAATTCAACTCTAAGGACCGGGCTACCCTGCATATCTCTACCTGCGTGTGACGGCTACCTCGCTGAACAAATGTGGTTGCTGCCAGGCCCTCTTTCTACATTGAATTTGCCTTTTATAATGGCCATCAAATGTATAATAAAAACCTTCTGGGTCGGAAACAGAAAGTGTTGAGTTAAGAATTAatacttagattttttttttcattgtccgTGACATATTCTACAATTATAGACATTACAACTGTAGTGAAAGGTGTAATTGTGCTGCTATGATGTCACTATGACTACCAAAAGATAATTTTCACTGTCTATTTCACTATCTTTTTTAGGTGGAAACAATGGGTGACACGCAGAATCTCTGGATAAGCTGCAGCCGAGCCATGCCTGTTAACCTGTTAACGGGGGGGGGGCTGTGTGGCTGCTCTACCCTGTTAACatgggggctgtgtgtgtgtgtgtatatatatatatatatatatatatatatatatatatacacacatatatatatatatatatatatatatatatatatatatatatatatatatatatatatatatatatatatatatatatatatatatatatatatatatatatatatatatatatatatatatatatatatatatatatatatatatatatatatatatatatatatatatattattttacattagCAATTTTAAGGGCATTTATAAGAAATCAGTTGGTGGCAAATTTAATCTATGAAGGCAGATGATTCACTTCATTTTGAGTCCATTTAAGACAAGAGAACTCCGTCCATAGGATCTTTGAGCGCTGTAGAAAGTTGTTAACAGTCACCTGGtagagctgcagcagcaggatcaAGCCGGACCAGCAGGTGTGATACAAGGCCAGAAAGAAGACGCCGAGCAGCCATGGGGAGCAGCTCACCAGGGCCGAGACGACGCCCCACAGGCCCTGCTCCTCATAACGCAGCACGCAGTGAGCCGACCAGTCTGGAAAGAATAAACACAGCACAGGCATGCGTATccagtgtaaatgtaaaaaactgATACAGATACTGTCATGGTCCAAAATAAGCAAcatctaccagccaaatgctggtaaaatatgcaagtggcttgtagatttgcttcactcaccagccaaaaaacaatggttatctattgagtggctggtaacaTTCACTAGCAATTTGttctggtggacaaaaagagtCAATTTTGGACCCTAGATACGGTTTTTAATGAATGTCGAGTCACTCACATGTGAGGCAACCGTAGAACATCCAGGCTCCCATCAGCACGAGGGAGAGCAGAAAGAGAACAAAGTAGTGGTGGTTCCTCGCACCTGGAATACGACAAATATGTGCGATGAGAGATTGTCTTCAACTTTGTCAAAAGACTCAAATGTGCGTGCACTTCTGGAGGGAGCCAACACTGTCGTACCGATGCAGCCGTTGGTCCAGATGGAGTGGTGGTCCTGCTTTGCCACACAGGCGTCACAGTGGAAGCAGTGGTTTGCTCTCATTGGTTTCTTTATCTGTGAACGAGGGAATGTAAACCACTAGGTTGTCACCGTTTGTGTTGATAGAACAGCGTTGTAAAAAGGGAAGGCGTTGCGTTCAGAACCTCACCATGCAGGAAGTGCAGAACACTCTGGGGTCCAGACAGCCGGCTTCAGCCAACACCAACACGTTCTgacaacataaacaaaactCCGCTCATTTGTGCACAAAACATCTACATGTAAGAGGATAGTATTCAGCGTTTTAATGGCCCTCCCAAccattttcttctcttcttcggTTGCCTTGACGAAGCCCGGGTCGGTCCTGCAGGTGCGAAAGTAGTAGTATAGCAGAGTGGTGGTGTTCAGAGTGAACAACACCTGAACTGTGGCGCTGGGCCCATgtggggtcaaaggtcaagaaACTCTTCATTCATCAGTTTGAACAAAAGGATAAAatatcacacattacatttaaagtgatggttcggagtaatttcaccctagggtcctttgcaccatgacctcgagccaaacaccccccagaagcttttttcacctgggtctaacattgggagagttagcgtagcagcgttatcagctgaatagcttagcgcaggggctaatggacccacatttgtatctcgtaaatgaccccactaataatgcccaaaatgataccaaacttctacactagtacaaacgatggattggaaagtttgtaagtacaccagaagtttatgaacacttgcctgctctcttctgctctctgctgctgctgctacctgcagttagacgagtgcttagggccgtctacaaattactacaccgaaaagagatacaacaaaaatatttattaatttaatgattaaataaggtaatgtctccaaacttacctcagttattacttgtctcctgctagttatactacactATACTACTGATAAGTATCAGTGATCTTTTTTTGCTGTTAAAATCCACTGAAACTCCTGCTAATGTGTTTGACCCCATCCTCTAGATGTAAGAGGAGCGCCCACCGTACGATAAAACAAACATCACAAAATAGCTGACTTTTAACTGTTTTAGGTTTGTTGTTTCCTTCGAACAAAGGATATCTGGCAAGAACCAGAGGAACCAGGTGACGAGCATCCAGAACACTGAAGCCATCAGAGATGTAGCTGGTAGGAGAGTCTGAAAGGCTGGACTTGGGAAGTTCCTGTTTAGACACAAATATTTCTTATTAAATGACAAACAACCGATTTTGTACAACATGCTGATGGAGTGCATGAGCACTGgagcaaaatgtgtttttttttctccatttacaTTACAATCCGAACAGTCAAGAGAACAGCGATGTCCTCACCTTGAGGCCAGATTGATCACACCTATCACACAGGCCAGCAGGATCCCTTTGAGCAACCAGGACTCGGAGTTCATATCAACTATGGCGCCTATACTTCCAAACGTGGCAGTGCACAGTAAAAACTGCAAAAAGATCTGCAAAATGCAAACAGGATGGTGTTACAGGAGATTTAGTGAGcagatgttttatgtttgtaaTTTGAGAGGTTATGCGTGTGCCCTCTTTTAGTTTACCCTGTATCTGTTGACGAACCGCAGGCAGCGCGAGTTGGAGCGAATCCTCTCCTGTTTGACGTGGTTGAGCATGTGGATGAGCAGCGGGCTGTGCACCTGATGGGCCAAGTCGATGGGCGTGTGACCCTGAAGAAGAAGCATTAGAAACACCACAAAGGCATGCATCATTATTGCTTCAATTCAATGTacagctgggcgatatggagaaaatcaatttATAATTGTTCCGTTTTTAAACTAACTGTTCACACTGCGAGTAGACAAGACATCTACTTCCCTGCAAAGCCCATTTTTAAGTGTACGTGCACCCCTGGGGGTTTTCAAGTTTCTACATCACACTCATTTAAGTTTCATTCTTAACCACAATCGAAACCAAATTAGTTACAACACGTGTTGAACTCCGATTTAAGGAACTTTAGCAGATCAAAAAAGCAAGAGAAAAtccaaatatcacgatattttttaccaaatacctcgaaatcgataccgcaacgatattatagtgttgactattggtgctttcacaaaatttttacacaatgagatttttgatgaagAATCAtctgtaatgtggatataatgactaagtgggtaaagtcaaataatagaacagttacaacactCTGgttagttcagaaaatgacatcactttactgtaatgcagcctttaaaactaggaaaagacacttatgccatattacgatatccaaaatctaagacgatatcagtctcatatcacgatatcgatataatatcgatatattgcccagctccaTCCATCGTATTGGGTCTTTCACCTCAATTGtctaaactgtaaaataaaacaaatgcttTTGAGATAATGATTCCAATAATTAGTTAAATTAAAAGACATGTCTTTAACATTTTGCACTGGCAAAAAAGTGCAAAATGGATTCACTGTTGATGCCAGAAATCCACTGCGTCCATTATTTCTAAGCTTGCTAAAAAGGTCCAAATTTTTCTTTGTTCAGTTAGCGCCGAGAGAAATAAGTTTCTGACTAGTGGCATTTGTTACTCGCAGTGTGACAGCAGACCAAAACTTACGTTGATGTTTTCTGCGTCGATACTGGCCCCGGCTTCCAGCAGGATGTGGGCTGCGTCTACGTTTCCTGCCAGCACGGCGCAGTGCAGCGGAGTGTTCCTGTTcactttgtccacagcactcACAGAAGCGTTATTTTTGATTAAGAAATTTGTGGGTTCAGGCCTAGGACAGAAGAACAACATGTGCGGTGTATTTTCTTTAACAACCTCTCTAGATACTAATGTCAAGAGGTCATGAAATAActttaagtaagtaaataagtttATTTTTAGATACTTAACCCAGTCTACAGACCAACTGACTCCTCTCTGGACTACTCAAAAGTTGTGGTGTGTGTTTTAACATCTGAAGattctgaagtttttttttttttataaatgcacAAAAGCGTAAAAGAAAGCTGTGATGCAGGCAGAGTTCATGTAAAACGTGTAGGCAGACAACATGTGCAGGATGCAAAATATACAAATCAGCACAGACACAACCTCCATTCACTGTTCCACTAGTGAACAATATTTGGGTATTCACATACAGACTTTAAACCAGTGGGGTTAAAAGTATATCTGTAAAGGATTAGGATGCTTACCCTATAATCTTTTGGGCTGCTAACATCAGTGGTGTCTGTCCATTGCAGTCAGGTCCTTCAACTTCCTGGAGGCAACGAAGCGATGAGAGGATTACCAAAAAgacaaggaaaaagaaaagagaaacttGCACCAGGTGAAAAAGACCTCtaataagacaaaacaaatagaggtgttacagagtgtgtgtgtgtgtgtgtggcgtctGACCTGTCCCTTAGCCATAAGATAAGCTGCTATGGCCATGTGCTGGAAGAGGATGGCTAGGTGCAGAGCGCGGTAACCTTCTCCGTCTGCGATGGAGGGATCCGCTCCGTATCTCATCAGCTGGATCACCATGGGGAGGTGGCCCTGCCTCATCattgacaaaacacacagacagctttATGGAGGAATCCATtaactaaacaaaaacacaccaaacaacACACCCCCCCCTGCAGAAAGCACTTTGgccaaacagaaacaaaatgagTCATTTGCTCATTTCAGTTGGTGCAGTTGTGATGCAGTTATGCGCTCCTTTTAACTACACACTACCCGAAGACCAGAATCCCTCCCAGTTCTGTCGAAATGTGACCTTTGGTGTCggatacaattttttttaaataaagtgcaTATGCAAACCAAAGGCAGCCCAGCAGTGCATACATCTACCGAGGCAATCATGGGTTTGAGTATCAGAACCAGTTCTGAAATACAAATTTACGACAACGGGGAAT
This sequence is a window from Perca flavescens isolate YP-PL-M2 chromosome 1, PFLA_1.0, whole genome shotgun sequence. Protein-coding genes within it:
- the zdhhc13 gene encoding putative palmitoyltransferase ZDHHC13; protein product: MDWNEDHDGHGHKHDSCSHGHPGHSHSHGPRAAHPFMTPFQGQFKNGDQAMDVSQQPKRRSHMDDSGSWDIVKATQFGILERCKELVEAGYDVRQPDKENVTLLHWAAINSRSELVKYYISKGAIVDQLGGDLNSTPLHWAIRQGHLPMVIQLMRYGADPSIADGEGYRALHLAILFQHMAIAAYLMAKGQEVEGPDCNGQTPLMLAAQKIIGPEPTNFLIKNNASVSAVDKVNRNTPLHCAVLAGNVDAAHILLEAGASIDAENINGHTPIDLAHQVHSPLLIHMLNHVKQERIRSNSRCLRFVNRYRIFLQFLLCTATFGSIGAIVDMNSESWLLKGILLACVIGVINLASRNFPSPAFQTLLPATSLMASVFWMLVTWFLWFLPDGPSATVQVLFTLNTTTLLYYYFRTCRTDPGFVKATEEEKKMNVLVLAEAGCLDPRVFCTSCMIKKPMRANHCFHCDACVAKQDHHSIWTNGCIGARNHHYFVLFLLSLVLMGAWMFYGCLTYWSAHCVLRYEEQGLWGVVSALVSCSPWLLGVFFLALYHTCWSGLILLLQLYQIAFLGLTTAERTTLTLHQRKLRQSVSLRQNPYNLGVVRNLVSFFQMRCCGLFKPAIIDWTQQFTPDRDQRVFGHTDMV